A single genomic interval of Penicillium psychrofluorescens genome assembly, chromosome: 2 harbors:
- a CDS encoding uncharacterized protein (ID:PFLUO_003583-T1.cds;~source:funannotate), giving the protein MPTFQSKTYRRATTASSPLGERLGAFYRARLARHPFLLFGLPFIAIIVAGSFALTPATAVRYERYDRKVKQLSQTEAMDLGLKGSDGEEGIKRNPRRRVVGDEKEEYYRLMAKDLDSWEQKRVQRFQGEPDGRL; this is encoded by the exons ATGCCTACCTTTCAATCCAAGACGTATCGCCGGGCGACCACGGCCTCATCCCCCCTGGGAGAAAGGCTAGGCGCCTTCTACCGCGCCCGGCTGGCCCGGCACCCATTTCTTCTGTTCGGCCTCCCGTTTATCGCGATCATCGTCGCCGGTTCCTTTGCCCTGACCCCCGCCACTGCCGTGCGCTATGAGCGCTACGATCGCAAAGTCAAACAACTCAGCCAGACAGAAGCAATGGATCTGGGTCTGAAGGGGTCggacggggaagaaggaatCAAACGGAACCCGCGACGGCGCGTTGTCGGGGACGAGAAAGAGGAATACTAC CGGCTCATGGCCAAGGACCTGGACAGTTGGGAGCAGAAACGGGTGCAGCGATTCCAGGGCGAGCCAGACGGGCGGCTAtag